The Brasilonema sennae CENA114 genome includes a region encoding these proteins:
- a CDS encoding sensor histidine kinase: MQTQEPTAVDSNLEITQVSAQEPSTDELPTIEFPSRRKLKASSWRIHQKIGYGYFLAIGIGFLGSLTGLVISNFYLGIETKQLEHAQFQTQVLSSYRNALVNAQLHGSNLVAVIRNPQRLSSKRTELLSSVKDAKNVEQQITKFIDSKPGKLAVPEDTLRAILNDYSRNLESYVSQIDSILQRFDQQPEQQQIFVVRNELLEMMSGKTAMRLDEIRKRLTNNLQIAQQQEQKLTTDLTIAKKVERLIAVMSMLVSVAIAAIVAWRTSRAIAEPVILVTQVAEQVAKKSNFDLRAPISTEDEIGSLAKSLNRLIEGVSERTKQLQQAKELAEGANKAKGQFLANVSHELRTPLNAIIGLSQLLRDDAVDFAMSEEFIDDLESINTAGRHLLILINDILDLSKIEEDKMTFYPETFELAALINNVVFTVKPLVEKNGNLLEVNFDRELGIMYTDQTKLRQVLYNLLSNAAKFTTNGRVRFIINKEIQDVQRSHTPAMITFTVEDTGIGMSDHQQQQLFQRFTQGDASTTKKYGGTGLGLAISRHFCQMMGGEIFVTSEPGVGSIFTVRLPLIAKD, from the coding sequence ATGCAAACTCAAGAGCCAACCGCTGTTGACAGCAATTTGGAAATAACACAAGTGTCAGCCCAAGAGCCTTCTACTGACGAACTCCCCACTATAGAATTTCCCTCTCGAAGGAAACTCAAAGCCAGTTCTTGGCGCATTCATCAGAAAATTGGCTATGGGTACTTTCTGGCAATTGGGATTGGTTTTCTAGGCTCGTTGACTGGGTTAGTCATATCCAATTTCTATTTGGGGATAGAAACTAAACAATTAGAGCATGCTCAGTTTCAAACGCAAGTGCTGAGTAGTTATAGGAATGCTTTAGTAAATGCACAATTGCATGGCTCTAACTTGGTTGCTGTTATACGAAATCCGCAACGCCTTTCTAGCAAAAGAACTGAATTGTTAAGCAGTGTAAAAGATGCTAAAAACGTTGAGCAACAAATTACGAAATTTATAGATAGCAAGCCTGGAAAATTAGCAGTACCGGAAGATACTCTACGAGCTATATTAAATGACTACTCCCGTAACCTAGAATCTTACGTTAGCCAAATTGATTCAATCCTACAGCGGTTTGACCAGCAGCCAGAACAACAGCAGATTTTTGTAGTCAGAAACGAGTTGCTGGAAATGATGAGCGGTAAAACAGCCATGCGGCTGGATGAGATACGTAAACGGTTAACCAACAACTTGCAAATTGCTCAACAACAAGAGCAGAAACTTACAACAGATCTGACGATCGCAAAAAAAGTCGAGAGATTAATTGCTGTAATGAGTATGCTGGTGTCAGTGGCGATCGCAGCAATTGTAGCATGGCGTACTTCTCGGGCGATCGCCGAACCAGTCATTCTTGTCACTCAAGTCGCCGAACAAGTCGCGAAAAAATCTAACTTTGATTTGCGAGCTCCTATCAGTACAGAAGATGAAATTGGATCACTGGCGAAATCTCTTAATCGTTTGATTGAGGGGGTTTCTGAGCGAACCAAACAATTGCAGCAAGCAAAAGAATTAGCAGAAGGTGCTAACAAAGCAAAAGGTCAGTTTCTGGCAAATGTTAGTCACGAGTTACGCACACCGTTAAATGCCATTATTGGCTTAAGCCAACTGTTGCGCGATGATGCTGTTGATTTTGCAATGTCAGAAGAGTTTATTGATGATCTTGAATCTATCAACACTGCGGGTAGGCATTTACTGATATTAATCAACGATATCCTCGACTTATCAAAAATTGAAGAGGACAAAATGACTTTCTACCCAGAGACATTTGAACTCGCTGCGCTCATCAATAACGTAGTTTTCACAGTCAAGCCTTTGGTGGAGAAAAATGGCAATCTTTTAGAAGTGAATTTTGATCGCGAACTTGGCATCATGTACACGGATCAAACTAAGCTACGACAGGTTCTGTACAATCTGCTGAGCAACGCTGCCAAGTTTACCACCAACGGTAGGGTGAGATTCATCATCAACAAAGAAATACAAGACGTTCAAAGAAGTCACACTCCTGCAATGATCACATTTACTGTTGAAGACACAGGGATTGGTATGTCCGATCATCAACAGCAGCAGCTGTTTCAACGCTTTACGCAAGGAGATGCTTCTACCACAAAAAAATATGGTGGAACAGGACTGGGGTTAGCAATTAGCCGTCACTTTTGCCAGATGATGGGTGGTGAAATTTTTGTCACGAGCGAACCTGGAGTCGGCTCAATTTTCACCGTTCGCCTTCCACTGATAGCTAAAGATTAG
- a CDS encoding protein kinase domain-containing protein: protein MMIVAMIRPGMLLQGRYRVVSQIGGGGFGKVFEVDDGGTSKVLKVLSLERFHNPTIKQKAITLFQREAELLGRLRHSGIPRVDSDAYFTWSDGNNAEPLHCLVMEKIPGSNLQQWLQARGNQPLTTEQAHEWLIKLVEILKVLHQHQYLHRDIKLPNIMLRPDGQLVLIDFGGVREVTNSYLEKELGKQTGTVLVSPGFTPPEQAEGHAVPQSDFFALGRTFVCLLTGKSPLDFLTNLQTGQLIWRDQATSVSPQLINLIDRLIAPFPGQRPQNCQEILNYLQGNQHEFPLSEDESETLPPDTLPPDTGFVVSTSGLNRSLSNTFPSQQKSDKQLVEKPKKTQDKIYKKYQGKIFMTGCLVLLSGGITIWTMAPRLAYKINNFGYTEYSNKSFDLAETSYKLALLLNPKLSEPDYNLGLLYEDKNNLVQARTMYQKAVEKRDDKAYNNLARLQIFNKQYTTAVTLLREGLSIAEDNQVKYAMWKNLGWAYLELGRYPEAKNSLQKAININGDRAAAYCLLGKVLEKQNNRQEALSVWKKCLSSQSKTIEEKQWVHEAAKKIKEI from the coding sequence ATGATGATAGTCGCCATGATTCGTCCAGGAATGTTACTTCAGGGACGCTACCGAGTTGTCTCTCAAATTGGTGGCGGTGGTTTTGGTAAAGTGTTTGAAGTGGATGATGGCGGTACCTCTAAAGTTTTAAAAGTTTTGAGCTTAGAGCGCTTTCATAATCCAACAATTAAACAAAAGGCGATCACGCTATTTCAACGAGAAGCTGAATTACTAGGTCGTTTAAGGCACTCTGGTATACCGCGTGTAGACTCAGATGCGTATTTTACTTGGTCTGATGGTAATAATGCTGAACCGTTGCACTGTCTGGTGATGGAGAAAATACCAGGTTCAAATTTGCAACAGTGGTTGCAAGCCAGAGGAAATCAACCACTCACCACAGAACAAGCTCACGAATGGTTAATTAAATTAGTAGAAATACTTAAGGTACTGCATCAGCATCAATACCTTCACCGAGATATTAAACTACCTAATATCATGCTAAGACCTGACGGGCAACTGGTGCTGATTGACTTTGGTGGTGTTAGGGAAGTCACAAATTCTTATTTAGAAAAAGAACTAGGCAAACAAACTGGAACTGTACTTGTTTCTCCTGGATTTACACCTCCAGAACAAGCTGAAGGTCACGCCGTCCCACAGTCAGATTTTTTTGCTTTGGGGCGAACTTTTGTCTGTTTGCTCACAGGAAAATCTCCTCTCGATTTTCTTACAAACTTGCAAACAGGACAACTGATTTGGCGTGACCAAGCAACGAGTGTTTCCCCACAACTAATAAACTTAATCGACCGCCTCATAGCTCCTTTTCCTGGACAGCGACCTCAAAATTGCCAGGAAATCTTAAATTATCTTCAAGGCAATCAACACGAGTTTCCACTATCTGAAGATGAATCAGAAACCTTACCACCAGATACCTTACCACCAGATACAGGGTTTGTAGTCAGTACTTCAGGACTGAATCGTTCACTATCAAATACATTTCCTTCTCAACAAAAATCAGATAAACAACTAGTTGAAAAACCTAAAAAAACACAGGATAAAATTTATAAAAAATATCAGGGTAAAATTTTCATGACTGGATGTTTAGTTTTGCTAAGTGGAGGTATTACAATCTGGACAATGGCACCCAGATTGGCATATAAAATCAATAACTTTGGTTATACAGAATACAGTAATAAAAGTTTTGATCTTGCCGAAACTTCTTATAAGTTAGCTCTATTATTGAACCCAAAATTATCAGAACCTGATTACAATTTAGGCTTGCTTTATGAAGATAAAAATAACTTAGTTCAAGCTCGGACTATGTATCAAAAAGCTGTGGAGAAGCGTGACGATAAAGCTTACAACAATTTAGCACGTTTACAGATTTTCAATAAACAATATACAACAGCAGTGACGCTACTGCGAGAAGGACTGTCAATTGCTGAGGATAATCAAGTGAAATACGCTATGTGGAAAAATTTAGGTTGGGCATATTTAGAACTTGGGCGTTATCCAGAGGCGAAAAACTCTCTTCAAAAGGCAATCAATATTAATGGCGATCGCGCTGCTGCGTATTGTCTCCTAGGTAAAGTTTTAGAAAAGCAAAATAATAGGCAAGAAGCACTTTCAGTTTGGAAAAAGTGCTTATCTAGCCAATCAAAAACGATAGAAGAAAAACAGTGGGTTCACGAAGCAGCAAAAAAAATTAAGGAAATATAA
- a CDS encoding CHAT domain-containing protein — MHLSHLIRFGTIGIILCLLKASVYEGQQSLVGSRYQIVSDSSKTLLQANKYKNLKIEADRLSNQAADQYDKAQFHKALEIYQKALEFYQKIDDKTNISNTFNSLGAVSRELGQYPQALKFYQQALAINREVEAGKIPNQEEQETTGTIFNNIGLVYQSMGQYSQAVGYYQQSLSLMEKIEDKLGVGSALNSLGGVYYETGQYSQALKFFQQALVNVKKAKDPVEEAKNLNNIGLVYSELGQYPQAIKFYREALAIWKKNGDKLGEGTTLHNIGFAYNKMNKYSQALNYYQQALANFRDIDNQQKIGTTLNNIGFVYQQLGQYSQALESLDRALSVLQQVGERAVVGRTLDSMGSVYKGMRKYPQALASYQQALLLSREIGDRTAQRITLGNIGDLLAQQNKAQLAIIFYKQSVNVTEAIRAQLRSLPQQEQQSYTATVADIYRRLADLLLQQDRVLEAQQVLDLLKIQELDDYLHDVRGNERTAKGVESLSPEQSINQGLKVIADKQIQISRQLGELQKIPPTNRKPQDKEKIVALEANLLTEFNQFIDSPEVNAWLGQLSPKTAQQIIPLDNLNSLRDNLQRLNQNAVLLYPLVLDNRLELVLTTPNTPPIHRSVPIKKEELNRLIVDFRRALENPESNAIVPAQKLYELLIQPIEKDLANADAKTIIYAPDGALRYIPLAALYDGKQWLAQRFRTNNITALSLTEIDTQPLPQIKVLAGATTQRHVVQLESTSLPFKALEYAGAEVENLATMMPGTKTLLDNEFSRQAMIPYLSIYTIIHMATHAKFVNGQPQDSFILMGDGSLIKLPEIQKLSLPNVDLVVLSACETAASDQIGKGEEILGFGYQVQRTGARAAIASLWSVSDGGTQALMDAFYAFLSQGKMSKAEALRQAQVAMITGDYSGITQDQDRGILKSTRQNLPAKVANRLSHPYYWAPFILIGNGL; from the coding sequence ATGCACTTATCTCATTTAATTCGCTTTGGTACAATTGGAATTATTTTGTGTTTGTTAAAGGCTTCAGTTTACGAAGGACAACAATCACTTGTAGGTTCTCGTTATCAAATTGTGAGTGATTCTTCTAAAACACTCTTACAAGCAAACAAATATAAAAATCTGAAAATAGAAGCAGATCGATTATCTAACCAAGCAGCTGACCAATATGATAAAGCTCAGTTTCACAAAGCCTTAGAAATCTATCAAAAAGCGCTTGAATTTTATCAAAAAATAGATGATAAAACAAATATTAGTAATACATTTAATAGCCTAGGAGCAGTTTCTAGAGAGCTAGGTCAATATCCGCAAGCACTAAAATTTTATCAGCAAGCGTTGGCCATAAATCGAGAAGTAGAAGCTGGCAAAATTCCTAACCAAGAGGAACAGGAAACAACTGGAACTATATTCAATAATATTGGGTTAGTTTATCAATCTATGGGGCAGTATTCTCAAGCAGTGGGATACTATCAGCAAAGCCTTTCCTTGATGGAAAAAATTGAAGATAAACTAGGAGTCGGATCTGCCCTCAATAGTCTTGGTGGAGTTTATTACGAAACAGGACAATATTCCCAAGCACTCAAGTTTTTTCAACAAGCTTTAGTTAACGTTAAAAAAGCTAAAGACCCTGTAGAAGAAGCGAAGAACCTTAATAATATTGGACTTGTTTACAGCGAACTCGGTCAATATCCTCAAGCCATCAAGTTTTATCGGGAAGCTTTAGCAATTTGGAAAAAAAATGGCGATAAGTTAGGCGAAGGCACAACTCTTCATAATATTGGGTTCGCCTACAACAAGATGAATAAATATTCTCAAGCTCTAAATTACTATCAGCAAGCATTAGCAAATTTTCGAGATATTGATAATCAACAAAAGATTGGCACCACTCTTAACAATATCGGTTTTGTCTATCAACAATTGGGACAGTATTCGCAAGCACTAGAATCTCTTGATCGAGCGTTGAGTGTTCTGCAACAAGTGGGTGAGCGTGCTGTCGTTGGGCGTACTCTTGATAGTATGGGAAGCGTTTACAAAGGTATGCGTAAGTATCCACAAGCATTAGCGTCATATCAGCAAGCATTATTATTGAGTCGGGAAATTGGTGATAGAACTGCTCAAAGAATTACCCTGGGAAACATTGGTGATTTACTAGCGCAGCAAAACAAAGCACAACTGGCAATTATTTTTTACAAGCAATCTGTGAATGTGACTGAAGCTATACGCGCACAATTGCGATCGCTTCCACAACAAGAACAGCAATCTTACACAGCAACCGTTGCTGATATCTATCGACGTTTAGCTGACTTACTTCTGCAACAAGATCGAGTGCTAGAAGCACAGCAAGTTTTAGATTTACTTAAAATCCAAGAATTAGACGATTATCTGCATGATGTTCGGGGTAATGAAAGAACAGCTAAAGGAGTTGAGTCGCTGTCTCCAGAACAGTCCATTAATCAAGGGTTGAAAGTTATAGCCGATAAACAAATTCAAATCAGCAGACAACTCGGCGAACTGCAAAAAATTCCACCAACGAATAGAAAACCGCAAGACAAAGAAAAAATCGTAGCACTGGAGGCAAATCTTCTCACCGAATTTAACCAATTTATTGATAGCCCAGAAGTGAATGCTTGGTTAGGACAGCTTAGCCCAAAAACGGCACAACAGATTATACCACTGGATAATCTTAACAGCTTGCGCGACAACTTGCAGCGTCTTAACCAAAACGCCGTCTTGCTGTATCCGTTGGTTTTAGACAATCGTTTGGAACTCGTACTAACGACTCCAAATACACCACCAATCCATCGTAGTGTTCCTATTAAAAAAGAAGAACTCAATCGGCTCATTGTAGATTTTCGTAGAGCTTTAGAAAATCCCGAATCGAACGCCATAGTTCCCGCCCAAAAGCTGTATGAATTATTAATTCAACCGATAGAAAAAGACTTAGCAAATGCCGATGCAAAAACAATTATTTATGCACCGGATGGAGCATTACGTTATATTCCTCTAGCTGCTTTATATGACGGCAAACAATGGTTAGCGCAGCGCTTCCGTACTAACAATATTACTGCGTTGAGTTTAACAGAAATTGATACCCAACCTTTACCACAAATAAAAGTTTTGGCTGGGGCGACAACACAGCGTCATGTCGTACAATTAGAGTCTACTTCATTACCATTTAAAGCACTAGAATATGCAGGAGCGGAGGTTGAAAATCTTGCTACTATGATGCCAGGAACTAAGACACTTTTAGATAACGAATTTAGTCGCCAAGCAATGATTCCTTATTTAAGTATTTATACAATTATTCATATGGCGACTCACGCGAAATTTGTCAACGGTCAGCCGCAAGATTCTTTTATTTTGATGGGTGATGGTAGTTTAATTAAGCTACCTGAAATTCAAAAGTTATCTTTGCCAAATGTAGATTTGGTTGTGTTGAGTGCTTGTGAAACAGCAGCCAGTGACCAAATAGGCAAGGGAGAAGAAATTTTAGGTTTTGGCTATCAAGTACAGCGTACAGGAGCAAGAGCTGCGATCGCATCTTTATGGTCTGTGAGTGATGGCGGTACACAAGCTTTAATGGATGCTTTTTACGCCTTCTTAAGCCAAGGGAAAATGAGTAAGGCTGAGGCTTTACGTCAAGCGCAAGTTGCAATGATTACAGGCGACTATTCAGGGATAACTCAAGATCAAGACAGAGGAATTCTTAAATCTACACGCCAGAATCTACCAGCAAAAGTCGCTAATCGTCTGAGTCATCCCTATTATTGGGCACCTTTCATTCTAATTGGTAATGGTTTGTAA
- a CDS encoding sterol desaturase family protein yields MIFFNLCFEIEFYLKIAISCTILQQIFYWLLHNVELKFLTQVLLYWVVGSVSFYSIGLFIEKVIKKNDTLREKLTARVKKVKKQPFPSFTAKGIIIGEIRSLIAALMIVYLAPEVNRGNSLLLNLGWFLMRIIAADFCFYVTHWLFHRKFLRKIHLKHHEFADSSSFVAGHKSLTEYIIVSITDLLPIFIFGYDITQLCAWTIIGNAYNLEGHSSLSIFFVPSDFHDLHHTCFKGNYGIQGFWDRVFNTLNPPTKKSGIMFPVASLENLTIKSSSRLD; encoded by the coding sequence ATGATTTTTTTTAATTTATGTTTTGAGATTGAATTTTATCTAAAAATAGCTATTAGTTGCACAATTCTTCAGCAAATCTTTTATTGGCTATTGCACAATGTCGAACTCAAATTTCTCACTCAGGTGCTATTATACTGGGTTGTTGGTTCTGTCTCATTTTATAGCATTGGTCTTTTCATCGAAAAAGTCATTAAAAAGAATGATACTTTAAGAGAGAAACTGACTGCCAGGGTTAAGAAAGTCAAAAAACAACCATTTCCTTCTTTTACTGCAAAAGGCATCATTATTGGGGAAATCAGAAGTTTAATAGCAGCTTTGATGATCGTCTATCTAGCGCCAGAGGTAAATAGAGGAAATAGCTTGCTCCTAAATCTTGGATGGTTCTTGATGAGAATAATTGCAGCTGATTTCTGTTTTTACGTCACCCATTGGCTATTTCACAGAAAATTCTTGCGGAAAATACATCTTAAACATCATGAGTTTGCCGACTCATCAAGTTTTGTTGCTGGTCATAAGAGTTTGACAGAATATATTATTGTTAGTATTACAGACCTTTTGCCTATCTTTATATTTGGGTATGATATCACCCAGCTATGTGCCTGGACTATTATAGGCAATGCTTACAACCTAGAAGGTCATAGTTCTTTATCAATCTTTTTCGTGCCATCAGATTTTCACGATCTTCACCACACTTGTTTCAAGGGAAACTATGGCATTCAAGGATTTTGGGACAGGGTATTCAACACGCTGAATCCTCCTACAAAGAAGTCAGGAATTATGTTCCCTGTAGCTTCTTTGGAGAATCTCACCATCAAGTCGTCTAGCCGTTTGGATTGA
- a CDS encoding metal ABC transporter permease, producing the protein MQLLQWFTAPLQNEFMVKAILVSALVGMVCSVLSCYMTLKGWALMGDAVSHAVMPGVVIAYILKIPFAVGAFVFGVGSVIAIGFIKAKTRIKEDTVIGLVFTGFFALGLVLVSKTPSSVDLTHILFGNVLGISQADIIQTVIISVITLVAIAILRKDLLLFCFDPTHARSIGLNTGVLYYILLSLLSLTAVAGLQTVGIILIVAMLVTPGATAYLLTDNFDHMMLIAMASGVFSSVMGTYISYHIDGATGGCIVVLQTLLFVVAMIFAPKHGLLVRAKKHKGVSIVGTDNRK; encoded by the coding sequence ATGCAATTACTACAATGGTTTACTGCGCCTTTGCAAAACGAATTCATGGTTAAGGCAATTCTCGTCAGTGCCTTAGTTGGTATGGTTTGTTCAGTGCTATCTTGTTACATGACGCTGAAAGGTTGGGCATTGATGGGAGATGCAGTTTCTCACGCGGTTATGCCTGGGGTGGTGATTGCTTATATTTTGAAAATCCCCTTTGCTGTTGGTGCGTTTGTGTTTGGCGTGGGTTCGGTTATTGCTATTGGTTTTATCAAGGCAAAGACAAGAATTAAGGAAGATACGGTGATTGGACTAGTATTTACGGGGTTCTTTGCCTTGGGGTTGGTGTTAGTTTCTAAAACACCAAGCAGCGTAGATTTGACACACATCCTGTTTGGCAATGTTCTGGGTATTTCTCAAGCAGATATTATTCAGACGGTGATTATTAGTGTTATTACTTTGGTGGCGATCGCCATCCTACGCAAAGACCTACTCTTATTTTGTTTTGACCCCACTCATGCACGTTCTATTGGTTTAAATACAGGAGTACTCTATTATATTTTGCTATCGTTACTTTCCTTAACTGCCGTCGCCGGACTTCAGACAGTGGGAATTATTCTGATTGTTGCTATGTTAGTCACTCCAGGTGCAACGGCATATTTATTAACTGATAACTTCGACCACATGATGCTGATTGCGATGGCTTCTGGAGTATTTTCGAGTGTTATGGGAACCTACATTAGCTATCACATTGATGGTGCAACTGGGGGTTGCATTGTGGTGTTGCAAACTCTGTTGTTTGTCGTGGCGATGATATTTGCACCCAAGCATGGTTTGTTGGTTAGGGCAAAAAAACACAAAGGTGTTTCTATCGTGGGAACAGACAATAGGAAATAG
- a CDS encoding metal ABC transporter ATP-binding protein, with protein sequence MNEISINVENVTVAYHGKVALHSASLQLKAGSICGLVGMNGSGKSTLFKAIMGFVKPTTGRVLINGLPIRMVQKNNLVAYVPQSEEVDWNFPVSVHDVVMMGRYGYMNILRIPSVTDKRIVRESLERVEMWEMRERQIGELSGGQKKRAFFARALAQQGTVLLLDEPFTGVDIKTEKAMIDLLLELRDAGNTILVSTHDLASITTFCDQVVLINRTILAYGNTNEVFTQENLSRTFDGSLSDLAFSKSRIGRENMEGF encoded by the coding sequence ATGAATGAAATCAGTATTAATGTTGAAAATGTGACAGTCGCTTACCACGGTAAGGTAGCTTTGCATAGTGCTTCTTTGCAACTCAAAGCCGGTTCCATTTGTGGGTTGGTGGGGATGAATGGTAGCGGAAAATCAACCCTGTTTAAAGCAATTATGGGATTTGTGAAGCCGACAACGGGAAGAGTGTTGATTAACGGCTTGCCAATCAGAATGGTACAAAAAAATAACCTAGTGGCGTATGTGCCTCAATCTGAAGAGGTGGACTGGAATTTCCCGGTGAGTGTCCATGATGTGGTGATGATGGGGCGCTACGGATATATGAATATACTGAGGATTCCCTCTGTAACAGATAAACGGATCGTGAGGGAGAGTTTGGAGAGGGTAGAGATGTGGGAAATGCGCGAACGCCAAATTGGAGAACTCTCTGGTGGACAAAAAAAACGTGCCTTTTTTGCCCGTGCTTTGGCGCAACAGGGAACTGTCTTACTGTTAGATGAACCTTTCACAGGGGTAGATATCAAAACAGAAAAAGCCATGATTGACTTGTTACTGGAATTACGAGATGCGGGTAACACAATTTTGGTTTCTACCCATGATTTGGCATCAATTACTACCTTCTGTGACCAAGTTGTTCTCATCAATCGGACTATCTTAGCCTACGGCAATACGAATGAAGTCTTCACACAGGAGAATCTCTCTCGCACTTTTGATGGTTCTCTGAGTGATTTAGCGTTTAGCAAAAGTCGGATAGGTCGTGAAAATATGGAGGGTTTTTGA
- a CDS encoding metal ABC transporter substrate-binding protein: MRKNINIFPARLPQHVPSLVVVSGLLLGLWISGCSPTPSDEQSQVNATPETTNGVNPAKKDKKVILTTFTVIADMARNVAGDKAVVESIVKPGSEIHGYEPTPSDLVRAKSADLILDNGLGLERWAEKFYNSIPKVPHITLSKGIKPVEIAEDAYKGKPNPHAWMSPQNAVIYVENIRSSLVNLDPANADTYNANAKAYSQKIKAIDQNLRKEVSIVPPDKRYMVSCEGAFSYITRDYGLKEVYLWAVNSEQQATPKQVEKVINTIKTNKIPAVFCESTVSDKAQKEVANATGAQFGGVFYVDSLSPSDGPASTYLKLLEYNVTTLIKGLQGK; the protein is encoded by the coding sequence GTGAGAAAAAATATTAATATTTTTCCGGCACGACTGCCGCAGCACGTACCCTCGTTGGTTGTTGTATCTGGGCTGCTATTGGGACTTTGGATCAGTGGATGTAGTCCCACGCCTTCTGATGAGCAGTCGCAGGTAAATGCTACGCCAGAGACAACCAATGGGGTGAATCCGGCGAAAAAAGACAAAAAGGTAATTCTAACGACCTTCACAGTGATTGCGGATATGGCGCGAAACGTGGCGGGTGACAAGGCGGTTGTGGAATCAATTGTCAAGCCAGGTTCGGAAATTCACGGTTATGAACCGACACCGAGTGATTTAGTGAGGGCGAAATCAGCTGACCTGATTCTGGATAATGGTTTGGGTTTAGAACGTTGGGCAGAAAAATTTTACAACAGCATTCCGAAGGTTCCCCACATTACTCTGAGTAAGGGAATTAAACCTGTGGAAATTGCGGAGGATGCTTACAAGGGTAAGCCTAATCCTCATGCTTGGATGTCACCACAAAATGCTGTAATTTATGTAGAAAATATTCGTTCATCTCTGGTAAATTTAGACCCAGCGAACGCAGACACTTACAATGCTAATGCGAAAGCATACAGTCAGAAGATTAAGGCAATTGACCAAAATTTACGAAAAGAGGTGTCAATCGTTCCCCCAGATAAACGCTATATGGTTAGTTGTGAAGGGGCGTTTTCCTACATCACCCGCGACTATGGCTTGAAAGAAGTTTATCTGTGGGCGGTGAATTCGGAACAACAAGCGACCCCGAAGCAAGTGGAAAAGGTGATTAACACTATTAAGACAAATAAAATACCTGCTGTTTTTTGTGAAAGTACGGTAAGCGATAAAGCGCAAAAGGAGGTCGCTAATGCTACAGGTGCACAGTTTGGCGGAGTGTTCTACGTAGATTCTCTCTCTCCGTCAGATGGACCAGCATCGACTTATCTCAAGTTACTTGAATATAACGTGACTACGCTGATTAAGGGGTTGCAGGGAAAGTAG